CGGCTGTAAAAGTACTGGGCTATCCTTGAGTTCAATACCGCCAGGATATACTTTATATTTAATCCCTCTATTTTAGGGATTAGAATATTTGCACTGTTTAAGGTCAATGACTGGGTATCATCATAGGCAAAAACTAAGCTTCTACCAATGAAGCGATAAATTAACTTTTCTTTGGCCCGGTAAAATTGAATAGGTGCAATCTGTTGAAATCTATGGGGAGAAAATTCGATTTTATATTGAGCAGGAAGGCATTTGTATTTATACACATCATTTCCCCGATAGATCGGTTCATAACTGCTGGATTCTTCGCCGCTCTTTTCGTTATCCCCTCTATTAAATAGATAGCTTTTATTATCTCCTGTGACAATTCCCAGCGCAAAGTCCGCATTGTGTTTTAAATAGGCGACATCCACCGATGAGTTTAACTTCTCCAATAATGTCACCTCAGCATCAGTGAGATCGAAATTCCAAAGGTCAGCATCGGCGGCTCGTTGCTTAGCAATGGTAAATACTTTCTGAGGAGAAACGATCTCTACACCCTTAAGGGAAAAAAGGTCAGTGTTTTTTTCATAGATCAGGGTCATTGCCGGGCATTGCACTCCATCAAACGCATCTTCCCAATAGCGTATTCTCTTGATTTGACATGTTTGCATCAGATAATTTCGAAGAGGACGATGGAGCTTCACCTGTAAAAGTGACTGGGGCAAGATCAAGCAGACTATCCCCTTATCTGCTACAACCCTTGCGCCAAACTCGGCAAAGACACAAAAAGACTCCACCGTTGCAGCCTGTGCCGAGACATAAAGTTTTTTCAGCGTCTTTTGCTCTCCAGGGCTATATTTGAAACCCCAAGGCGGATTCCCGATTACCGCGTCAAATGCCCCAGTCAAATGATCCAGTAAAGGGTTAGCGCATAAAAAATTTCTGTAAAGCAGCTCTATATTTGCAGTTTGAGTTACAAGGGCCATATTGATGCGGGTCAGACTTACACTCAGAGGGCTGATATCATACCCATGCAGTCCGTCCAGATTGTTGATGTATTTATAGGCGTACATCAAGAAATTTCCTGTTCCGCAGCAAGGATCAAGAACTTTAGCATCTTTATGCAGCATTGGTTTGAGCCAATCCACAGCATCCTTGACCACAGTAAGAGGAGTATAGTAAACGCCCTTGGGTTTGCGCTCTTCCAGATTCTGCAATGCCATGGAAAGCAACCCCAGGAAATCCTGCTCACTTATATAATCCACATAAAAGCTCAGGGCAGGCAGCAGTTGGACCAACTGCATTTCAATAGTCTCTACCCCTCTTAAAAGATCATCAATCAAAACAGAATAACAACCTGCTAATTGCCTATCCTCGAGGTACCTTTCCAGAAAAGATTCGGAATTCTCACTGCAAGGGTAAGAATTATGTAAACCATCCCTTTTCTTAGGGACAAAAGAGATCATGTTGCGACTGGCCAGCAGCTTTAAGGCATACTCTGCCAGGATCACCCGCTCATACCCTTCAGCTGAATCGACGGTATCAAGGCGGGATATAATTTCCCCGACGATCCCTATACCCTCTTTATTCTGAATATAGGTCCTCGGTATGTAGGTCCCCCTGATATAGTTTTTATTGCGCCGACTCTTTAACTTTGAATTACTGCCATTTTTAAGTTCTAATAATAAAGCCTCAATATCTTTTTTAAAAAAGAGGTTTCTCTTTTTTTCGCTATTACTGGGTTTAAGCGTGTTACTTTTGATCCAGTTTATGGCCGTAGCCTTGGATATAGACAAAAGATCGCATACCTCATTGAGTTCGATTAAGTCTTTACCAGTTAAGTTATTCACCTTGCTATTACCCCCATAAAGAACCCCGGAGACATTACCCTTATATTTCTCTTACGTACACTGATACCTTAACAATCAAGTTGACGGCTTTTCTTGGCGATCGATATACTGCCAAAGAAGCCAGGCACAGCTAAAAATCACTGCGCCGGTCAGCAATGCCAAACTAAAGCGCCTGGGATATTGAAGCAAATGCCAAAAATCATGGCCAAACCAAGATTCCCAAAGGATTATTGGGATATTTCCGATCAATGTGGCCAGAAAAAAAGAGCGAAACCTGATCGGTGAGACGCCAGCCGCATAGTTAACCGCAGCAGCCGGCAAAATAAAAATAAGCCGGGCCAGAATAATCAAGGAAAAGTTCTTGGAATCGGAAAGTTTTCCCCATTTGCCAAGCTTGTTCAGATGGGGGCGAGCCCATTCCTGACCAAGCAGCCGGCTGATAAAAAAGGCCAGGGAAGAACCTAACAAACTGCCGGTAAGAGAAAGCAGGAAGCCGGCACTCCAGCCATAAATCACAATATTAATGCCTGCCAAGAGGGCAAAAGGGATAATAGGAAAAAACATCAGCAAAGACAATGCCAGTAAATCCAGCAGAACCCCTTTCCACCCCAAATCCAAAATCAAGTCCTGAAAAAGGTCAGGATGTTGGATTTGGGGATAGAGCAAACCAATGATCACCAATGATAATAAAAGAACGATGGCCGAAGTCAGTTTTTTGCGGGACAAAAGTAGCCCTCCCTACTTTTCAGCTATTACTGCAAAGTATATCCGAAAAAATAACTTCCTACAATCCAGTTCATAAAACATTCCCGCAAATATGACAGCTGAGATTTCCTCTTCCCGGAAGAAATCGGGCCAAAGCTGTTTACCCGCAGCAATAGTTTTTTGCTTTCATCAGGTGCCAGCCCTTTACTCCATTATACCTTAAACCTGTGCGAACTTTTCGCAACACGCCGGAGCTTGATACCCTATTTTTGCGGATTATGGAGGTGAAGATGAAAATTTGCCTGTTTTGAATTTACTCATCTAGATGAATAATTTTCAAAACAGGCAAATTTTAAACTTACATGTTATACCTATGGGTTGACAAGCATCCGCGCTTTTATCAATAAATTTCTGGGTAATTTAATTCGCCGTACTTTATTTTAAACTATTCAAACTTCAATCCGCTGACAGGCCTTCAATGCTTCGGCCTCTGTCGGATCATGGGTCACCAGCAGCACCGTCTTGCCTTCACTTCTGCGCCGCGCATCCTCCATAACCAGAGCTTTGGTATCGGCATCCAGCCCCTTGAAGGGCTCATCCAAAAAGAGGATATCATAATCAGCCAGCAAAGCCCGGAGAATGGATACCCGGCGGCGCATCCCTCCGGAGAGTTCCCGAACGGGCTGGGAAGCGCATCCTTTCAGCCCCACCGACTCCATGGCCGCCACGATCTCCTTCTTCTCCCAGTGTGGGCAAACGAGACGAATATTGGCTACCGGGCTCAGATTCTCGCACAGCCGGTCTTCCTGGAAAACCGCGCTCCGTCGCAGCCCGGCAAGGCCGCTGACCGCACCGCTGTCCGATCCTTCCAGCCCCATGAGGATGCGCAGCAATGTGGTTTTGCCCCGGCCGGAGGGGGCCATGATGCACGTCGTTCTGCCCCTGGGGATGAGGGCGGAGAAGTTGCTCAGCACCTGGTTCTCTCCGTATGATTTGCACAATCTGTCCAAAATAATATCCACCCCTCGCCTCACATCCTTTCCAGTCGGGCCACGCCCCGATCCACAAGAGCCAGAAACAATTTTTCAAAAATCAGGCTGATCAAAACGATCACCAAAGTCCAGGCAAACAGGTCGGGGGTATCCAGATAAATTTTAGCGTGATAGAGCTTTTCGCCGATGGAACCCTGGGGAATGCCGATCACCTCCGCCGCAATACCTGATTTCCAGCACAGGCCCAAAGTCACGGAACAGGCTGCGCGAAAAAATGGGAGCACCTGGGAGAGATAGATATAGCGCATCGTCCGGCCGGGGGACAGCTCAAAGAGCCGGGCCATTTCCAGCAGCTGAGAATCAGTGGCTTTGATGCCGTCCAATACGTTGGTATAAATGATCGGCAGAACCATAAGAAAGGAGATCAGCACCGACAGATTGCGGGACGGTACCCAAATCAGGACCAGAATAATGAAAGAGGCCACAGGAATAGCTTTGATGGTAAGCATAGCGGGAGCCAGCAGCTCCTGGATCCGCTGAAACCGGGCGGAGAGTGCGGCCAGGATCACTCCGGCCGCCGTGGCCAACAGGAATCCCGACGCAATCCGCCCCAGGGAAAAAGCGATGGAGTGCCAGAAGTCGGCCACCCCTGCCAGCACGACCAGCCGCTGCAAAACAGAAACAGGGGATACCAGCAGTATCTCCTGTCCCAGAGCCATGCTGCCAGTCTGCCACAGGGCGACCCAGAGCAGTACGGCCCAAACTTTGATGATCCGGGGCTTCTCCTTCCCCTTACCGGCTGTAGTAGAATTCATCGGCGGGCAGCGTTCCTCCTACTGACTTGGGATTCTGCTCAAAGAGGACGCTGAGGTAACCTGAAAGCTTATCCTTCATGCCGCTCCCCTCGGCAAAGGTGATGTTGCAGGCGGGCAGGGCTTTCACGGCTACAGCAGCAGGAACAATATCGTATTTCTCAACCAAAGCGGCAGCATCTTCGGTGTTAGCGTTCACGAAGTTAACAGAGTTCTTGTAGTGATCCAGGAAAGCAGCAACAGCCTCCGGATGTTCCTTGATAAATTCCGTCCGGGCTACTACCACGCCGGTGATCAGAGCAGAAGGGTTCGCCGCACCGGATTGAATCTTATCCCATTCTTTGGTCAGATCCAGGGCAACCCGGATCCCCTGGTTTTTAGTCTGGGCAGTGGTGACAAAAGGCTGGGGCAGCATGGCAATGGCATTTTCAGAGGCAGCCAAAGCAGCCACGCACTCGGCATGTTCGCTTTTCCATTCAATGGTCACATCCTTGGCCGGATCGATACCGTTCTCAGCCAGAACATAATTGAGGGCGTACTCGGGGGTGGCACCCTTCCCGCTGGCGTAGATCGTCTTGCCCCGCAGATCCTCCACAGAGCTGACGGTATTGCCGCTCTCCACGATGTAAAGGACGCCCAGGGTGTTGATAGCCAGCACCTTCACTCCGCCTTTGGTGTTGTTATAGAGGACCGCGGCCAGGTTAGCGGGGACGGCGGCAATATCGGCTCCCCCTTGCACCAGCTTGGGTGTGACTTCATCCACCGCGGCGACGATGGAAAATTGATACCGGTTATCCGTAATCGTACCGGCATCGGCATCGTTCATAAACTTCACCATTCCCATGGCGGTGGGACCTTTAAGGGCTAATACCTTGACATCGACAGGATCAGCGGCTGGGGTTTCCAGCGGGGTTTCAGCCGGATTCTCAGCCGGGGCGGCGGCTGGGGCTGCAGGCGAACCGCAGCCGGTGAGCAATGCACCGGTCATGACCAGACTGAGCAGAACAGAAAGCAGTTTCTTCATAAGGTCTCCCTCTCTATATGTTTTATTTGGAGCCGGAGGGCTGGTACAGGATGTGTTCCAGACCGGCTTGATCCACAATCACGATTTCCCTGTCTGCCAAGACTAAGAGGCCTTGGGATTGGAGAAAGGCTAATTCCCGGAAAAGGGCTGCCCGGCTCACATCCAGACGGCGGGCCAAATCTTCCCGGGAGCAGTCCGGTATAACCCTCCCCTCGCTGTTTTGCTGGGAGAGAAGATAGCCGATCACTTTACCACGGCAGGACTGGATGGTCAGCATCTCAATGCGCCGGATCAGGAACTGGATTTTCCGGTTGCAGAGAGCGGCATAGCGCAGGGCAAAAGCCGGATCGTGCTCCATTACGGATACCAGCGCTTGTTTGGGAATAAAAATCAGCGTTGTGTCCGTACGGCAGCGGAGAACCGTCTCCATTTCCGCCAGGGCAAGGAGATTACAAATGCCGAAACAATCCCCCGCCTCCAAAGCGTTGAGTTGTACGTCCCGCCCGTCCAGGGCCACAGAATATACGTCCACGATCCCCTCCACCACCAAACCCACGGAAGTAATGCCCGCAGGACGATCGCTGACGATCTGACCCCCTCGATAATGGTGCACCAACATCAACGCAGGATCGATGCCACAACCCTGCAGAAGTGGTGAGATTTCTATAGATGAGAGGATTTGCTGTCTTGTCATGGACATGCGCTCCTTTTTAGTTAGCTTAATCTAACTTTTTGGGAATATTGTACCCCTCCCCGCTTCACAAAGTCAAGAGAAGAAATCTGTGTGCGCAGTCTCATCTGATACTGACAAAAGGGCGCTCTCTGTGGTAAGCTGACGCAAACTGCAGCAAGGGGAGTTGAACACAACACCATGCCCAAAAAGAACATTTTGTTTTCCGGTTCCTCCGCAGTGGGAAAAACCGCAGTGATCAAGGCCCTGCTACCTGCCCTGCTGGCAGGGGGAGCATCACCCTGTGTCTGCAAGATCGATTGCCTGCAGACCGGAGACGCCCAAGTCTACCAGAACATGGGGCTTCCCTGTGTCACAGGTCTCAGCGGAGATATCTGCCCGGATCATTTTCTGGTTTCCAACCTGCCCGAGCTCTGGAACTGGGCGGATGAACAACACAGGGATACGCTTTTGCTCGAGACCGCCGGACTCTGCCATCGCTGTTCTCCGGCTACAGAGGGCATGACAGCAGGCTGTGTGCTGGACTGTACCTCCAGTTGCCGGGCCCCCGCTCAGCTTGGTCCCATGCTCACCCAGGCTGATTTTGTGGTCCTGACTAAAATCGATATGGTCTCCCAGGCGGAACGGGAGATCATCGCCTGGCAGGTACAGCAGCTCAATCCAAGGGCTGTGCTTTTCCCGGTGGACGGCCTGGCCGGCTACGGCGCCGACCCGTTGGCTCAATGGCTCTTGGAGCATGAAGACGGGTCAGAGTTTGAGAATGACCGGCTGCGGCACACCATGCCCAGCGGGGTCTGCTCCTACTGTGTGGGAGAGCAGAGAGTCGGCAGTGCCTATCAACAGGGTGTGGTAGGAAAAATCAACTTTAAGGAAGCTGAACAATGAACACGATCACGATCCTTGGCGGCCGGGATAAGGCCGGAAAAGCGGAAGGGCTGGACCCTCTTATCCTGAAAAAAGGTGAAATCTATACCATTGTGGGCAATACCGGTTCGGGCAAAAGCCGGCTCATCAAGGATGTGGAGCAGCTGGCCGACGGGGATTCCATCACCGGGCGCCGGGTGCTCCTGGACGGGGAGTCTGTCCCCCGCAGAGAGCGCCAGGCAGTCTCTGCCGGACTGGTAGCCCATCTGGGCCAGAATATGCGCTTTATGCTGGACATCTCGGTGGGGGATTTTGTGAGCCTCCACGCTCGTTGCCGGGGAAAACAAATTGGCCTGGAGGCAGTATTGAACCTGGCCAACTGCATCACTCCGGAGCCTGTGGCGCCGGAGCAGCACTTGAATCTCCTGAGCGGAGGCCAGGCCCGGGCCTTGATGATTGCCGACCTTGCTTTGATCTGCGATAGTCCGGTGGTTCTGATCGACGAGATCGAAAACGCCGGCATTGACAAGGAAAAAGCCCTGGAACTTCTGCGCCGCCAGGATAAGTTAGTTCTGGTCGTTACTCACGATCCCCATACCGCCCTGATGGCGGAGCGGCGCATCGTTATGGGCGGCG
The Desulfitobacterium chlororespirans DSM 11544 DNA segment above includes these coding regions:
- a CDS encoding ATP-binding cassette domain-containing protein gives rise to the protein MNTITILGGRDKAGKAEGLDPLILKKGEIYTIVGNTGSGKSRLIKDVEQLADGDSITGRRVLLDGESVPRRERQAVSAGLVAHLGQNMRFMLDISVGDFVSLHARCRGKQIGLEAVLNLANCITPEPVAPEQHLNLLSGGQARALMIADLALICDSPVVLIDEIENAGIDKEKALELLRRQDKLVLVVTHDPHTALMAERRIVMGGGAVRAVVERTKEELTLFALLSRDYQRQRERQTLLRKGEHLI
- a CDS encoding ABC transporter substrate-binding protein; the protein is MKKLLSVLLSLVMTGALLTGCGSPAAPAAAPAENPAETPLETPAADPVDVKVLALKGPTAMGMVKFMNDADAGTITDNRYQFSIVAAVDEVTPKLVQGGADIAAVPANLAAVLYNNTKGGVKVLAINTLGVLYIVESGNTVSSVEDLRGKTIYASGKGATPEYALNYVLAENGIDPAKDVTIEWKSEHAECVAALAASENAIAMLPQPFVTTAQTKNQGIRVALDLTKEWDKIQSGAANPSALITGVVVARTEFIKEHPEAVAAFLDHYKNSVNFVNANTEDAAALVEKYDIVPAAVAVKALPACNITFAEGSGMKDKLSGYLSVLFEQNPKSVGGTLPADEFYYSR
- a CDS encoding TaqI-like C-terminal specificity domain-containing protein, which translates into the protein MNNLTGKDLIELNEVCDLLSISKATAINWIKSNTLKPSNSEKKRNLFFKKDIEALLLELKNGSNSKLKSRRNKNYIRGTYIPRTYIQNKEGIGIVGEIISRLDTVDSAEGYERVILAEYALKLLASRNMISFVPKKRDGLHNSYPCSENSESFLERYLEDRQLAGCYSVLIDDLLRGVETIEMQLVQLLPALSFYVDYISEQDFLGLLSMALQNLEERKPKGVYYTPLTVVKDAVDWLKPMLHKDAKVLDPCCGTGNFLMYAYKYINNLDGLHGYDISPLSVSLTRINMALVTQTANIELLYRNFLCANPLLDHLTGAFDAVIGNPPWGFKYSPGEQKTLKKLYVSAQAATVESFCVFAEFGARVVADKGIVCLILPQSLLQVKLHRPLRNYLMQTCQIKRIRYWEDAFDGVQCPAMTLIYEKNTDLFSLKGVEIVSPQKVFTIAKQRAADADLWNFDLTDAEVTLLEKLNSSVDVAYLKHNADFALGIVTGDNKSYLFNRGDNEKSGEESSSYEPIYRGNDVYKYKCLPAQYKIEFSPHRFQQIAPIQFYRAKEKLIYRFIGRSLVFAYDDTQSLTLNSANILIPKIEGLNIKYILAVLNSRIAQYFYSRQFKSLKILRSQLESIPIPVIKQRKQTQIVKKVEALLSINDPIEVNNLYNDIDRQIKDSFGLKESEYEHIKGELVKNKLLLWK
- a CDS encoding GTP-binding protein, giving the protein MPKKNILFSGSSAVGKTAVIKALLPALLAGGASPCVCKIDCLQTGDAQVYQNMGLPCVTGLSGDICPDHFLVSNLPELWNWADEQHRDTLLLETAGLCHRCSPATEGMTAGCVLDCTSSCRAPAQLGPMLTQADFVVLTKIDMVSQAEREIIAWQVQQLNPRAVLFPVDGLAGYGADPLAQWLLEHEDGSEFENDRLRHTMPSGVCSYCVGEQRVGSAYQQGVVGKINFKEAEQ
- a CDS encoding ATP-binding cassette domain-containing protein is translated as MDRLCKSYGENQVLSNFSALIPRGRTTCIMAPSGRGKTTLLRILMGLEGSDSGAVSGLAGLRRSAVFQEDRLCENLSPVANIRLVCPHWEKKEIVAAMESVGLKGCASQPVRELSGGMRRRVSILRALLADYDILFLDEPFKGLDADTKALVMEDARRRSEGKTVLLVTHDPTEAEALKACQRIEV
- a CDS encoding Crp/Fnr family transcriptional regulator — translated: MTRQQILSSIEISPLLQGCGIDPALMLVHHYRGGQIVSDRPAGITSVGLVVEGIVDVYSVALDGRDVQLNALEAGDCFGICNLLALAEMETVLRCRTDTTLIFIPKQALVSVMEHDPAFALRYAALCNRKIQFLIRRIEMLTIQSCRGKVIGYLLSQQNSEGRVIPDCSREDLARRLDVSRAALFRELAFLQSQGLLVLADREIVIVDQAGLEHILYQPSGSK
- a CDS encoding ABC transporter permease — encoded protein: MNSTTAGKGKEKPRIIKVWAVLLWVALWQTGSMALGQEILLVSPVSVLQRLVVLAGVADFWHSIAFSLGRIASGFLLATAAGVILAALSARFQRIQELLAPAMLTIKAIPVASFIILVLIWVPSRNLSVLISFLMVLPIIYTNVLDGIKATDSQLLEMARLFELSPGRTMRYIYLSQVLPFFRAACSVTLGLCWKSGIAAEVIGIPQGSIGEKLYHAKIYLDTPDLFAWTLVIVLISLIFEKLFLALVDRGVARLERM
- a CDS encoding TVP38/TMEM64 family protein; protein product: MSRKKLTSAIVLLLSLVIIGLLYPQIQHPDLFQDLILDLGWKGVLLDLLALSLLMFFPIIPFALLAGINIVIYGWSAGFLLSLTGSLLGSSLAFFISRLLGQEWARPHLNKLGKWGKLSDSKNFSLIILARLIFILPAAAVNYAAGVSPIRFRSFFLATLIGNIPIILWESWFGHDFWHLLQYPRRFSLALLTGAVIFSCAWLLWQYIDRQEKPST